From Zalophus californianus isolate mZalCal1 chromosome 16, mZalCal1.pri.v2, whole genome shotgun sequence, one genomic window encodes:
- the UNK gene encoding RING finger protein unkempt homolog isoform X2: MYLKEFRTEQCPLFVQHKCTQHRPYTCFHWHFVNQRRRRSIRRRDGTFNYSPDVYCTKYDEATGLCPEGDECPFLHRTTGDTERRYHLRYYKTGICIHETDSKGNCTKNGLHCAFAHGPHDLRSPVYDIRELQAMEALQNGQTTVEGSIEGQTAGAASHAMIEKILSEEPRWQETAYVLGNYKTEPCKKPPRLCRQGYACPYYHNSKDRRRSPRKHKYRSSPCPNVKHGDEWGDPGKCENGDACQYCHTRTEQQFHPEIYKSTKCNDMQQSGSCPRGPFCAFAHVEQPPLSDDLQPSSAVSSPTQPGPVLYMPSAAGDSVPVSPSSPHAPDLSALLCRNSNLGSPSNLCGSPPGSIRKPPNLEGIVFPGESGLAPGSYKKAPGFEREDQVGAEYLKNFKCQAKLKPHSLEPRSQEQPLLQPKQDMLGILPVGSPLTSSISSSITSSLAATPPSPAGTSSVPGMNANALPFYPTSDTVESVIESALDDLDLNEFGVAALEKTFDNSTVPHPGSITIGGSLLQSSAPVNIPGSLGSSASFHSASPSPPVSLSSHFLQQPQGHLSQSENTFLGTSASHGSLGLNGMNSSIWEHFASGSFSPGTSPAFLSGPGAAELARLRQELEEANGTIKQWEESWKQAKQACDAWKKEAEEAGERASAAGAECELAREQRDALEGQVKKLQEELERLHSGPDLQALPTFSDLEALSLSTLYSLQKQLRAHLEQVDKAVFHMQSVKCLKCQEQNRAVLPCQHAVLCELCAEGSECPVCQPSRAHTLQS, translated from the exons AT GTACCTGAAGGAATTCCGCACGGAGCAGTGCCCACTCTTTGTGCAACACAAATGCACTCAGCACCGGCCCTACACCTGCTTCCACTGGCACTTCGTGAACCAGAGACGTCGCCGGTCCATCCGCCGTCGGGACGGCACCTTCAACTACAGCCCCGACGTCTACTGCACCAAGTACGACGAGGCCACAGGCCTCTGCCCGGAGGGCGACGA GTGCCCATTCCTGCACAGGACCACAGGGGACACTGAGCGCAGGTACCACCTGCGCTACTACAAAACTGGAATCTGTATCCACGAGACAGACTCAAAAGGCAACTGCACCAAAAACGGCCTGCACTGTGCTTTTGCCCACGGGCCCCATGACCTCCGTTCCCCTGTCTACGACATCAG aGAGCTCCAGGCCATGGAGGCCTTGCAGAACGGCCAGACCACAGTAGAGGGCAGCATAGAGGGCCAGACGGCTGGGGCTGCGAGCCATGCCATGATAGAAAAAATCCTCAGTGAGGAGCCACGGTGGCAAG AGACTGCTTATGTGCTGGGGAACTATAAGACGGAGCCGTGCAAGAAGCCCCCGAGGTTGTGCCGCCAGGGTTATGCCTGTCCCTACTACCACAACAGCAAGGACCGGCGGCGGAGCCCCCGGAAACACAAATACAG GTCATCTCCGTGTCCGAACGTAAAACATGGGGATGAGTGGGGAGACCCTGGCAAGTGTGAGAACGGAGATGCCTGCCAGTACTGCCACACCCGCACGGAGCAGCAGTTCCACCCAGAG ATCTATAAATCCACCAAGTGCAACGACATGCAGCAGTCGGGCAGCTGTCCCCGAGGACCTTTCTGCGCCTTCGCCCATGTAGAAC AGCCACCCCTCAGTGACGATCTACAACCTTCTTCAGCTGTGTCGAGCCCCACTCAGCCGGGTCCCGTCTTATACATGCCATCTGCTGCCGGAGACTCGGTGCCTGTGAGCCCCTCCAGCCCACATGCCCCTGACCTCAGCGCT CTCCTCTGTAGAAACAGCAATCTAGGAAGCCCATCTAATCTCTGTGGCTCCCCCCCGGGCTCCATCAGGAAGCCCCCGAACCTGGAAGGCATTGTCTTCCCTGGGGAGTCTGGCCTCGCCCCTGGCAGCTATAAGAAGGCTCCTGGCTTTGAGAGGGAAGACCAGGTGGGAGCTGAGtacctgaaaaattttaaatgccag GCCAAGTTAAAACCCCACTCACTAGAGCCCAGGAGTCAAGAGCAGCCTCTGCTTCAGCCCAAACAG GACATGCTGGGCATCCTTCCCGTGGGCAGCCCCCTGACCTCAAGCATCTCTTCTAGTATCACCTCCAGCCTGGCAGCTACTCCCCCTAGCCCTGCAGGCACCAGCAGCGTCCCTGGCATGAATGCAAATGCTCTGCCCTTCTATCCCACCAGCGACACGGTAGAGTCAGTCATAG AATCTGCCTTGGATGACCTGGACCTGAACGAGTTTGGGGTGGCCGCCCTAGAGAAGACTTTCGATAACAGCACAGTGCCCCACCCAGGCAGCATCACAATTG GTGGCAGTTTGCTGCAGAGTTCTGCGCCCGTGAACATCCCTGGTTCCTTGGGCAGTTCTGCTTCCTTCCACTCAGCATCCCCGTCCCCTCCTGTCAGCCTCTCCTCACATTTCCTGCAGCAGCCCCAGGGCCACCTGAGCCAgtcagaaaacacatttttgggGACCTCAGCATCACATGGATCTTTGG GTCTGAACGGGATGAATAGCAGCATCTGGGAGCATTTTGCGTCTGGTAGCTTCTCCCCAGGCACTTCCCCTGCCTTCCTGTCGGGGCCAGGGGCCGCTGAGCTGGCCCGGCTGCGGCAAGAGCTTGAAGAAGCCAACGGCACCATCAAGCAATGGGAGGAGTCCTGGAAGCAGGCTAAGCAG GCTTGTGATGCCTGGAAGAAGGAGGCGGAGGAGGCCGGTGAGCGGGCCAGTGCAGCAGGTGCTGAGTGCGAGCTGGCCCGGGAGCAGCGGGACGCACTGGAGGGGCAGGTTAAGAAGCTACAGGAAGAACTGGAGCGGCTGCACTCGGGCCCCGAcctgcaggccctgcccacctTCTCTGACCTGGAGGCCCTCTCGCTCTCCACCCTCTACTCCCTCCAGAAGCAGCTGCGCGCCCACCTGGAGCAAGTGGACAAG gccgTGTTCCACATGCAGTCGGTGAAATGCCTTAAGTGTCAGGAGCAGAACCGAGCGGTGCTGCCATGCCAACACGCCGTGCTGTGTGAGCTCTGCGCCGAGGGCAGCGAGTGCCCCGTCTGCCAGCCCAGCCGGGCCCACACTCTCCAGTCGTGA
- the UNK gene encoding RING finger protein unkempt homolog isoform X1, protein MACSVRGYLKEFRTEQCPLFVQHKCTQHRPYTCFHWHFVNQRRRRSIRRRDGTFNYSPDVYCTKYDEATGLCPEGDECPFLHRTTGDTERRYHLRYYKTGICIHETDSKGNCTKNGLHCAFAHGPHDLRSPVYDIRELQAMEALQNGQTTVEGSIEGQTAGAASHAMIEKILSEEPRWQETAYVLGNYKTEPCKKPPRLCRQGYACPYYHNSKDRRRSPRKHKYRSSPCPNVKHGDEWGDPGKCENGDACQYCHTRTEQQFHPEIYKSTKCNDMQQSGSCPRGPFCAFAHVEQPPLSDDLQPSSAVSSPTQPGPVLYMPSAAGDSVPVSPSSPHAPDLSALLCRNSNLGSPSNLCGSPPGSIRKPPNLEGIVFPGESGLAPGSYKKAPGFEREDQVGAEYLKNFKCQAKLKPHSLEPRSQEQPLLQPKQDMLGILPVGSPLTSSISSSITSSLAATPPSPAGTSSVPGMNANALPFYPTSDTVESVIESALDDLDLNEFGVAALEKTFDNSTVPHPGSITIGGSLLQSSAPVNIPGSLGSSASFHSASPSPPVSLSSHFLQQPQGHLSQSENTFLGTSASHGSLGLNGMNSSIWEHFASGSFSPGTSPAFLSGPGAAELARLRQELEEANGTIKQWEESWKQAKQACDAWKKEAEEAGERASAAGAECELAREQRDALEGQVKKLQEELERLHSGPDLQALPTFSDLEALSLSTLYSLQKQLRAHLEQVDKAVFHMQSVKCLKCQEQNRAVLPCQHAVLCELCAEGSECPVCQPSRAHTLQS, encoded by the exons ATGGCATGTTCTGTAAGGGG GTACCTGAAGGAATTCCGCACGGAGCAGTGCCCACTCTTTGTGCAACACAAATGCACTCAGCACCGGCCCTACACCTGCTTCCACTGGCACTTCGTGAACCAGAGACGTCGCCGGTCCATCCGCCGTCGGGACGGCACCTTCAACTACAGCCCCGACGTCTACTGCACCAAGTACGACGAGGCCACAGGCCTCTGCCCGGAGGGCGACGA GTGCCCATTCCTGCACAGGACCACAGGGGACACTGAGCGCAGGTACCACCTGCGCTACTACAAAACTGGAATCTGTATCCACGAGACAGACTCAAAAGGCAACTGCACCAAAAACGGCCTGCACTGTGCTTTTGCCCACGGGCCCCATGACCTCCGTTCCCCTGTCTACGACATCAG aGAGCTCCAGGCCATGGAGGCCTTGCAGAACGGCCAGACCACAGTAGAGGGCAGCATAGAGGGCCAGACGGCTGGGGCTGCGAGCCATGCCATGATAGAAAAAATCCTCAGTGAGGAGCCACGGTGGCAAG AGACTGCTTATGTGCTGGGGAACTATAAGACGGAGCCGTGCAAGAAGCCCCCGAGGTTGTGCCGCCAGGGTTATGCCTGTCCCTACTACCACAACAGCAAGGACCGGCGGCGGAGCCCCCGGAAACACAAATACAG GTCATCTCCGTGTCCGAACGTAAAACATGGGGATGAGTGGGGAGACCCTGGCAAGTGTGAGAACGGAGATGCCTGCCAGTACTGCCACACCCGCACGGAGCAGCAGTTCCACCCAGAG ATCTATAAATCCACCAAGTGCAACGACATGCAGCAGTCGGGCAGCTGTCCCCGAGGACCTTTCTGCGCCTTCGCCCATGTAGAAC AGCCACCCCTCAGTGACGATCTACAACCTTCTTCAGCTGTGTCGAGCCCCACTCAGCCGGGTCCCGTCTTATACATGCCATCTGCTGCCGGAGACTCGGTGCCTGTGAGCCCCTCCAGCCCACATGCCCCTGACCTCAGCGCT CTCCTCTGTAGAAACAGCAATCTAGGAAGCCCATCTAATCTCTGTGGCTCCCCCCCGGGCTCCATCAGGAAGCCCCCGAACCTGGAAGGCATTGTCTTCCCTGGGGAGTCTGGCCTCGCCCCTGGCAGCTATAAGAAGGCTCCTGGCTTTGAGAGGGAAGACCAGGTGGGAGCTGAGtacctgaaaaattttaaatgccag GCCAAGTTAAAACCCCACTCACTAGAGCCCAGGAGTCAAGAGCAGCCTCTGCTTCAGCCCAAACAG GACATGCTGGGCATCCTTCCCGTGGGCAGCCCCCTGACCTCAAGCATCTCTTCTAGTATCACCTCCAGCCTGGCAGCTACTCCCCCTAGCCCTGCAGGCACCAGCAGCGTCCCTGGCATGAATGCAAATGCTCTGCCCTTCTATCCCACCAGCGACACGGTAGAGTCAGTCATAG AATCTGCCTTGGATGACCTGGACCTGAACGAGTTTGGGGTGGCCGCCCTAGAGAAGACTTTCGATAACAGCACAGTGCCCCACCCAGGCAGCATCACAATTG GTGGCAGTTTGCTGCAGAGTTCTGCGCCCGTGAACATCCCTGGTTCCTTGGGCAGTTCTGCTTCCTTCCACTCAGCATCCCCGTCCCCTCCTGTCAGCCTCTCCTCACATTTCCTGCAGCAGCCCCAGGGCCACCTGAGCCAgtcagaaaacacatttttgggGACCTCAGCATCACATGGATCTTTGG GTCTGAACGGGATGAATAGCAGCATCTGGGAGCATTTTGCGTCTGGTAGCTTCTCCCCAGGCACTTCCCCTGCCTTCCTGTCGGGGCCAGGGGCCGCTGAGCTGGCCCGGCTGCGGCAAGAGCTTGAAGAAGCCAACGGCACCATCAAGCAATGGGAGGAGTCCTGGAAGCAGGCTAAGCAG GCTTGTGATGCCTGGAAGAAGGAGGCGGAGGAGGCCGGTGAGCGGGCCAGTGCAGCAGGTGCTGAGTGCGAGCTGGCCCGGGAGCAGCGGGACGCACTGGAGGGGCAGGTTAAGAAGCTACAGGAAGAACTGGAGCGGCTGCACTCGGGCCCCGAcctgcaggccctgcccacctTCTCTGACCTGGAGGCCCTCTCGCTCTCCACCCTCTACTCCCTCCAGAAGCAGCTGCGCGCCCACCTGGAGCAAGTGGACAAG gccgTGTTCCACATGCAGTCGGTGAAATGCCTTAAGTGTCAGGAGCAGAACCGAGCGGTGCTGCCATGCCAACACGCCGTGCTGTGTGAGCTCTGCGCCGAGGGCAGCGAGTGCCCCGTCTGCCAGCCCAGCCGGGCCCACACTCTCCAGTCGTGA
- the UNK gene encoding RING finger protein unkempt homolog isoform X3 has product MSKGPGPGGSAASSAPPAATAQVLQAQPEKPQHYTYLKEFRTEQCPLFVQHKCTQHRPYTCFHWHFVNQRRRRSIRRRDGTFNYSPDVYCTKYDEATGLCPEGDECPFLHRTTGDTERRYHLRYYKTGICIHETDSKGNCTKNGLHCAFAHGPHDLRSPVYDIRELQAMEALQNGQTTVEGSIEGQTAGAASHAMIEKILSEEPRWQETAYVLGNYKTEPCKKPPRLCRQGYACPYYHNSKDRRRSPRKHKYRSSPCPNVKHGDEWGDPGKCENGDACQYCHTRTEQQFHPEIYKSTKCNDMQQSGSCPRGPFCAFAHVEQPPLSDDLQPSSAVSSPTQPGPVLYMPSAAGDSVPVSPSSPHAPDLSAAKLKPHSLEPRSQEQPLLQPKQDMLGILPVGSPLTSSISSSITSSLAATPPSPAGTSSVPGMNANALPFYPTSDTVESVIESALDDLDLNEFGVAALEKTFDNSTVPHPGSITIGGSLLQSSAPVNIPGSLGSSASFHSASPSPPVSLSSHFLQQPQGHLSQSENTFLGTSASHGSLGLNGMNSSIWEHFASGSFSPGTSPAFLSGPGAAELARLRQELEEANGTIKQWEESWKQAKQACDAWKKEAEEAGERASAAGAECELAREQRDALEGQVKKLQEELERLHSGPDLQALPTFSDLEALSLSTLYSLQKQLRAHLEQVDKAVFHMQSVKCLKCQEQNRAVLPCQHAVLCELCAEGSECPVCQPSRAHTLQS; this is encoded by the exons ATGTCGAAGGGCCCCGGGCCCGGCGGCTCCGCAGCTTCCTCGGCGCCCCCGGCCGCTACCGCTCAGGTGCTGCAGGCACAGCCCGAGAAACCGCAGCACTACAC GTACCTGAAGGAATTCCGCACGGAGCAGTGCCCACTCTTTGTGCAACACAAATGCACTCAGCACCGGCCCTACACCTGCTTCCACTGGCACTTCGTGAACCAGAGACGTCGCCGGTCCATCCGCCGTCGGGACGGCACCTTCAACTACAGCCCCGACGTCTACTGCACCAAGTACGACGAGGCCACAGGCCTCTGCCCGGAGGGCGACGA GTGCCCATTCCTGCACAGGACCACAGGGGACACTGAGCGCAGGTACCACCTGCGCTACTACAAAACTGGAATCTGTATCCACGAGACAGACTCAAAAGGCAACTGCACCAAAAACGGCCTGCACTGTGCTTTTGCCCACGGGCCCCATGACCTCCGTTCCCCTGTCTACGACATCAG aGAGCTCCAGGCCATGGAGGCCTTGCAGAACGGCCAGACCACAGTAGAGGGCAGCATAGAGGGCCAGACGGCTGGGGCTGCGAGCCATGCCATGATAGAAAAAATCCTCAGTGAGGAGCCACGGTGGCAAG AGACTGCTTATGTGCTGGGGAACTATAAGACGGAGCCGTGCAAGAAGCCCCCGAGGTTGTGCCGCCAGGGTTATGCCTGTCCCTACTACCACAACAGCAAGGACCGGCGGCGGAGCCCCCGGAAACACAAATACAG GTCATCTCCGTGTCCGAACGTAAAACATGGGGATGAGTGGGGAGACCCTGGCAAGTGTGAGAACGGAGATGCCTGCCAGTACTGCCACACCCGCACGGAGCAGCAGTTCCACCCAGAG ATCTATAAATCCACCAAGTGCAACGACATGCAGCAGTCGGGCAGCTGTCCCCGAGGACCTTTCTGCGCCTTCGCCCATGTAGAAC AGCCACCCCTCAGTGACGATCTACAACCTTCTTCAGCTGTGTCGAGCCCCACTCAGCCGGGTCCCGTCTTATACATGCCATCTGCTGCCGGAGACTCGGTGCCTGTGAGCCCCTCCAGCCCACATGCCCCTGACCTCAGCGCT GCCAAGTTAAAACCCCACTCACTAGAGCCCAGGAGTCAAGAGCAGCCTCTGCTTCAGCCCAAACAG GACATGCTGGGCATCCTTCCCGTGGGCAGCCCCCTGACCTCAAGCATCTCTTCTAGTATCACCTCCAGCCTGGCAGCTACTCCCCCTAGCCCTGCAGGCACCAGCAGCGTCCCTGGCATGAATGCAAATGCTCTGCCCTTCTATCCCACCAGCGACACGGTAGAGTCAGTCATAG AATCTGCCTTGGATGACCTGGACCTGAACGAGTTTGGGGTGGCCGCCCTAGAGAAGACTTTCGATAACAGCACAGTGCCCCACCCAGGCAGCATCACAATTG GTGGCAGTTTGCTGCAGAGTTCTGCGCCCGTGAACATCCCTGGTTCCTTGGGCAGTTCTGCTTCCTTCCACTCAGCATCCCCGTCCCCTCCTGTCAGCCTCTCCTCACATTTCCTGCAGCAGCCCCAGGGCCACCTGAGCCAgtcagaaaacacatttttgggGACCTCAGCATCACATGGATCTTTGG GTCTGAACGGGATGAATAGCAGCATCTGGGAGCATTTTGCGTCTGGTAGCTTCTCCCCAGGCACTTCCCCTGCCTTCCTGTCGGGGCCAGGGGCCGCTGAGCTGGCCCGGCTGCGGCAAGAGCTTGAAGAAGCCAACGGCACCATCAAGCAATGGGAGGAGTCCTGGAAGCAGGCTAAGCAG GCTTGTGATGCCTGGAAGAAGGAGGCGGAGGAGGCCGGTGAGCGGGCCAGTGCAGCAGGTGCTGAGTGCGAGCTGGCCCGGGAGCAGCGGGACGCACTGGAGGGGCAGGTTAAGAAGCTACAGGAAGAACTGGAGCGGCTGCACTCGGGCCCCGAcctgcaggccctgcccacctTCTCTGACCTGGAGGCCCTCTCGCTCTCCACCCTCTACTCCCTCCAGAAGCAGCTGCGCGCCCACCTGGAGCAAGTGGACAAG gccgTGTTCCACATGCAGTCGGTGAAATGCCTTAAGTGTCAGGAGCAGAACCGAGCGGTGCTGCCATGCCAACACGCCGTGCTGTGTGAGCTCTGCGCCGAGGGCAGCGAGTGCCCCGTCTGCCAGCCCAGCCGGGCCCACACTCTCCAGTCGTGA
- the UNK gene encoding RING finger protein unkempt homolog isoform X4 codes for MSKGPGPGGSAASSAPPAATAQVLQAQPEKPQHYTYLKEFRTEQCPLFVQHKCTQHRPYTCFHWHFVNQRRRRSIRRRDGTFNYSPDVYCTKYDEATGLCPEGDECPFLHRTTGDTERRYHLRYYKTGICIHETDSKGNCTKNGLHCAFAHGPHDLRSPVYDIRELQAMEALQNGQTTVEGSIEGQTAGAASHAMIEKILSEEPRWQETAYVLGNYKTEPCKKPPRLCRQGYACPYYHNSKDRRRSPRKHKYRSSPCPNVKHGDEWGDPGKCENGDACQYCHTRTEQQFHPEIYKSTKCNDMQQSGSCPRGPFCAFAHVEQPPLSDDLQPSSAVSSPTQPGPVLYMPSAAGDSVPVSPSSPHAPDLSALLCRNSNLGSPSNLCGSPPGSIRKPPNLEGIVFPGESGLAPGSYKKAPGFEREDQVGAEYLKNFKCQAKLKPHSLEPRSQEQPLLQPKQDMLGILPVGSPLTSSISSSITSSLAATPPSPAGTSSVPGMNANALPFYPTSDTVESVIESALDDLDLNEFGVAALEKTFDNSTVPHPGSITIGGSLLQSSAPVNIPGSLGSSASFHSASPSPPVSLSSHFLQQPQGHLSQSENTFLGTSASHGSLGLNGMNSSIWEHFASGSFSPGTSPAFLSGPGAAELARLRQELEEANGTIKQWEESWKQAKQACDAWKKEAEEAGERASAAGAECELAREQRDALEGQVKKLQEELERLHSGPDLQALPTFSDLEALSLSTLYSLQKQLRAHLEQVDKAVFHMQSVKCLKCQEQNRAVLPCQHAVLCELCAEGSECPVCQPSRAHTLQS; via the exons ATGTCGAAGGGCCCCGGGCCCGGCGGCTCCGCAGCTTCCTCGGCGCCCCCGGCCGCTACCGCTCAGGTGCTGCAGGCACAGCCCGAGAAACCGCAGCACTACAC GTACCTGAAGGAATTCCGCACGGAGCAGTGCCCACTCTTTGTGCAACACAAATGCACTCAGCACCGGCCCTACACCTGCTTCCACTGGCACTTCGTGAACCAGAGACGTCGCCGGTCCATCCGCCGTCGGGACGGCACCTTCAACTACAGCCCCGACGTCTACTGCACCAAGTACGACGAGGCCACAGGCCTCTGCCCGGAGGGCGACGA GTGCCCATTCCTGCACAGGACCACAGGGGACACTGAGCGCAGGTACCACCTGCGCTACTACAAAACTGGAATCTGTATCCACGAGACAGACTCAAAAGGCAACTGCACCAAAAACGGCCTGCACTGTGCTTTTGCCCACGGGCCCCATGACCTCCGTTCCCCTGTCTACGACATCAG aGAGCTCCAGGCCATGGAGGCCTTGCAGAACGGCCAGACCACAGTAGAGGGCAGCATAGAGGGCCAGACGGCTGGGGCTGCGAGCCATGCCATGATAGAAAAAATCCTCAGTGAGGAGCCACGGTGGCAAG AGACTGCTTATGTGCTGGGGAACTATAAGACGGAGCCGTGCAAGAAGCCCCCGAGGTTGTGCCGCCAGGGTTATGCCTGTCCCTACTACCACAACAGCAAGGACCGGCGGCGGAGCCCCCGGAAACACAAATACAG GTCATCTCCGTGTCCGAACGTAAAACATGGGGATGAGTGGGGAGACCCTGGCAAGTGTGAGAACGGAGATGCCTGCCAGTACTGCCACACCCGCACGGAGCAGCAGTTCCACCCAGAG ATCTATAAATCCACCAAGTGCAACGACATGCAGCAGTCGGGCAGCTGTCCCCGAGGACCTTTCTGCGCCTTCGCCCATGTAGAAC AGCCACCCCTCAGTGACGATCTACAACCTTCTTCAGCTGTGTCGAGCCCCACTCAGCCGGGTCCCGTCTTATACATGCCATCTGCTGCCGGAGACTCGGTGCCTGTGAGCCCCTCCAGCCCACATGCCCCTGACCTCAGCGCT CTCCTCTGTAGAAACAGCAATCTAGGAAGCCCATCTAATCTCTGTGGCTCCCCCCCGGGCTCCATCAGGAAGCCCCCGAACCTGGAAGGCATTGTCTTCCCTGGGGAGTCTGGCCTCGCCCCTGGCAGCTATAAGAAGGCTCCTGGCTTTGAGAGGGAAGACCAGGTGGGAGCTGAGtacctgaaaaattttaaatgccag GCCAAGTTAAAACCCCACTCACTAGAGCCCAGGAGTCAAGAGCAGCCTCTGCTTCAGCCCAAACAG GACATGCTGGGCATCCTTCCCGTGGGCAGCCCCCTGACCTCAAGCATCTCTTCTAGTATCACCTCCAGCCTGGCAGCTACTCCCCCTAGCCCTGCAGGCACCAGCAGCGTCCCTGGCATGAATGCAAATGCTCTGCCCTTCTATCCCACCAGCGACACGGTAGAGTCAGTCATAG AATCTGCCTTGGATGACCTGGACCTGAACGAGTTTGGGGTGGCCGCCCTAGAGAAGACTTTCGATAACAGCACAGTGCCCCACCCAGGCAGCATCACAATTG GTGGCAGTTTGCTGCAGAGTTCTGCGCCCGTGAACATCCCTGGTTCCTTGGGCAGTTCTGCTTCCTTCCACTCAGCATCCCCGTCCCCTCCTGTCAGCCTCTCCTCACATTTCCTGCAGCAGCCCCAGGGCCACCTGAGCCAgtcagaaaacacatttttgggGACCTCAGCATCACATGGATCTTTGG GTCTGAACGGGATGAATAGCAGCATCTGGGAGCATTTTGCGTCTGGTAGCTTCTCCCCAGGCACTTCCCCTGCCTTCCTGTCGGGGCCAGGGGCCGCTGAGCTGGCCCGGCTGCGGCAAGAGCTTGAAGAAGCCAACGGCACCATCAAGCAATGGGAGGAGTCCTGGAAGCAGGCTAAGCAG GCTTGTGATGCCTGGAAGAAGGAGGCGGAGGAGGCCGGTGAGCGGGCCAGTGCAGCAGGTGCTGAGTGCGAGCTGGCCCGGGAGCAGCGGGACGCACTGGAGGGGCAGGTTAAGAAGCTACAGGAAGAACTGGAGCGGCTGCACTCGGGCCCCGAcctgcaggccctgcccacctTCTCTGACCTGGAGGCCCTCTCGCTCTCCACCCTCTACTCCCTCCAGAAGCAGCTGCGCGCCCACCTGGAGCAAGTGGACAAG gccgTGTTCCACATGCAGTCGGTGAAATGCCTTAAGTGTCAGGAGCAGAACCGAGCGGTGCTGCCATGCCAACACGCCGTGCTGTGTGAGCTCTGCGCCGAGGGCAGCGAGTGCCCCGTCTGCCAGCCCAGCCGGGCCCACACTCTCCAGTCGTGA